The genomic stretch TCTAAGTTTAAATGAATATTCATTTGGCTCAAGCCGCATATTATCCACTATTCTAATTTTAGGAACAACTATTCCAAATTCAAGAGCAATCTCACGACGTATTTTTACAATACGATCAAGAAGTTCTGATGTTTTAGAATCATCAACTATTGGAACAAGATTATATCCAATTTCTAAAGCCAATGGATCTAAAGGTACTACTGGTGTAATTTCCTTATCCGCATAACTTAATATTTGCTCTTCAGCTTTCTGTTTTTCATAAAGTTCTCTATCCCTAGATAAATTAGAGAGTGAATAAGCAAAAAATCCTATCAATAAACTCAAAAGAATCAGTATTAATGTAGGAAATCCTGGAAGAAATGCCAAAAATAGCAAAAATCCAGATACAATCCAATAAATTCCTGCATAGGAAGTAAATTGTTCAAAAATTTCCCCTCCAAAACTATTTTTTGATATCGACCTAGTAACAATAAGACCTGTTGCTGTTGAAATCAATAAAGCTGGAAGTTGAGAAACAAGCCCATCTCCAACAGTTAAAGACACATAATTATTAATTGCATCATTAAAATTAAGACCTTGAAGGGTTACTCCTACTATAAGCCCTCCAAGAATATTTATAAGAGTTATTAAAAATCCAACTTTCACATTCCCAGAAACAAATTTAGAAGCACCATCCATAGCACCATAAAAATTCACTTCAGATTGCAAATCATTTTTTTGTCTTGTAGCCTCTTCTTCTGTCAAATTCCCAGAACTATAAGCAGAATCAATAGCCATTTGTTTACCAGGAAGAGCATCAAGAGCAAAACGAGCAGCAACTTCAGCAACTCTAGTAGCACCTTTTGTTATAACAATAAACTGAACAGCAATAATAATAAGAAATATTATAAATCCTACAACAAGACCTTGAGTTCCAGAACTTCCAACAACAAATGTTCCAAAGGTTCTTATCATTTGACCATCAAAATTGATTCCTTTGATCAAAATTAATCTAGTAGAAGAAATATTTAAAACAAGACCAAAAATAGTCATAACAAGTAAAAGTGTTGGAAAAACCGAAAAATCGAGTGGACGCTTAGAATAAAGAACAATAAGAATAATTAAAAGACTCATCATTAAATTAATCGCAATCAAAGCATCTAAAATAAATGCAGGAAGAGGTAAAATAAAGCCAGCAACAATAAGTATTAATCCAACTGAAACTATTAAATCAGCTTTATTATTAAGCCCAAAATACCCTAATAAAGAATTTTTCTCTAAGTCCAATAACTTAAACCTCTAATTAAATTTTTTAGCAATAGAATATACCTTCACAAGAATTTTAGAAACAATTTCCCAATATTCTCTTGGAATCTCTTCATTAATATCAACATTAGCATAAAGATCCCTTGCAAGTGGCTTATTTTCCACTATAGAAACATTATTTTCTCTTGCAATTTGTTTAATTACAAATGCAATTTCATCTTGTCCTTTTGCAAGCACTTTTGGTGCTAACATAGTATTGCTATCCCATTTAATAGCAACAGCAAAATGCTCTGGATTTGTAATTACCACATCTGCTTGAGGAACTGCTACCCTCAAATTAACATTTAAAATTTCTCTCATTCGCTCCCGCATTCTAGAACGGAGCAGAGGATCTCCTTCCATTTCCTTTCGCTCTTGCTTGATCTCTTCTTTTGTCATTTTCAAATTCTCAATATAACGAGCTCTTTGAAAAAGATAATCTAGTACACTAAGACCCATCAATACCATCACTGAAAAAAAACATATTCTATAAGCAAGACTTAATATTACAGAAATACCGCCTTCAAGGCTATACTCAGGCATTTTTGAAATTTTACCTATATTGCTTTTCAGCATAATATAATATATAAAAGATATTATAGCAATTTTCAATAAACTTTTAAACAAATTAAAAAAAGCATCAACTGAACCAAAAGAATTTTTCATCCATTTTGAAAAATTTGGATTTATTCTATCCCATTTAGGCATTATAGGCTTAAGAGTCATAACAAAGCCAACTTGCATAATATTAACTAAAAATCCAACTATAAAAGACACTATAAAAAATATACTCACATATCTAAATAGAGGTCTAATATATGCAAAACTCAATGAATAAATACTAATTGACATTACTTCTGGTAACTTACTAGCCTGCCATTTAAAAATATCCATTAATTCTTGAGCAAAATAAGATAACATAAAAAAAAATACAGCAAACAATATAAAAAGAGAAATGGATGAATTAATTTCTATTGATTTTAACACTTGACCTTCTCTTCTTGCTTTTTGTTTTCTTTGCTCAGTAGGAACTTCAGTTCTGCCCTCATCCTCTGAGGCAAAAAAATTAAGGGGTATATACCAACTTTTATTTAAAAATTCATCTCTAGTATTCATTTTAAAGTCTCAGAAAATAAATTTAATGCATTACGCATAGATTCTAAGCTAAGTTCAATTACTCTTTTAACAGATATCACAAAACTTGGAAAAGTAATATATAAAACAATTAATCCCAATCCCAAAGAAATCGCAAAACTAATCATTAATAAATTAATTTGAGGAGATGTTTTGGAAATTATACCTAAAATTAAATATAAAAGTAAAAGAACTCCTAATATTGGAAGAGACATTATTAAAGATTTTTCAAAAAGAATAGCAAAAGAATAAAATACTAACTTTATAAATTCATAATTCTTTATATTAACCATATTCTCAACTCTAACATTTAAGACAGAATCATAAACCCCAATAACTAAAAAACGAAATAAAAAATCATTTGATAAAAACACAATCAAAAAAAGATAAGTAAATATTTGAGATATTACCAAATTATCCTCTTCTGCAAAAACATCAAAAATATTTGCATAAGCAAGTCCCATCTGATTTGAGAAAAAAAAACCAAGTAAATGAAACACATTAAAAATAATACTTACAAAAAAAGCTTGAATAAGTCCTAAAATAGCCTCTCCTAGCAATATTAATACAAATGCAGTCAAATTATTCAAAGGATAGACAACATTTACCTTATCTACAACAATAATGGACAAAATCAATGAAAAGAAAAAATTTAAATAACCCATTTTAATAGTCGAAAAAAAAGGTGAAAATCTTAAAAAAATAAAAATTCTAATAAAAATAGGTAAAACCACAAAAGACTTTAAAATCAAAAAATCCATATTCATAGATTAATCCAGACATTTACATATTTTGTATCTGATTAAAAACTAAAAACGTAAATTGCATAAGTTTCTTTAAAATCCAAGGTCCAAATATCACAAGAACTAAGAGTATTATAATAATTTTGGGAATAAAACTAAGTGTTTGATCTTGAATCGAAGTAACAGCCTGAAAAATTGAAACTAAAAGACCAACTATAAGAGCTGTAATTAACATTGGCGCTGAGAGAATAATAATATTTTCAATAGATATTTTAATCAAATAAATAATTTGTCCAGTTGTCACTTATGACCTCACATAAAACTTTTTATAAGTCCACTAGTAATCAAAGTCCAACCATCCACCATAACAAAAAGTATAAGCTTAAATGGTAATGATATTATTACAGGTGGCAACATTATCATACCCATTGCCATTAAAACTGCAGCTACAATAATATCTATTATTATAAATGGTAAAAAGATCAAAATACCCATTTTAAAAGCAACTTTGAGTTCATGTAAAATAAAAGATGCAATAAGAACATGTGTTGGAACTTCACTAAAGTTTTTAGGTTTTGCATAATCACTAATACTCATAAACAATCTAATCTCCTCATGCCTACTATTAGACATCTGTTTATACATAAAATTTCTAAGTGGAGCAATCCCTCTATCATAAAATTCATTAAAATTTATTTTAGAATCTCTCAAAGGTAAATATGCATCTTTATATATTATGTTAAAAGTTGGCCACATAGTAAAAAGAGTTAAAAATAAAGCTAATCCCATTATTACCTGATTAGGTGGTGATTGCTGAAGTGATAATGCTCTTCTAATAAAATCCAATACTATTGCTATCCTTAAAAAGGAAGTCATCAAAACCAAAAAAGCTGGAGAAAGCGTTATGATGCTTAATATTAATAAAAGTTGCAGAGGAAAAACTATGCCACCACCAAAAGAATTTAAAAAATCAACAAATGGAAAATTCAATCCAGTAGTAGGTTGCAAAGACTTGGTTTGAGCAAATGCAAAATTTACAACTCCAAATAACAACAAAAAACTTAATTTTTTATTCAAATTTAACCTCTAAAACTTTTTTAATCTATCCTGTTTACTTTTCAAAGAAGTCTCAATATCATTTTCCAACTCCGCATATTCATCATGATCATTAATAAATGATTTATCTTTCTTATTATTGCGTAATATTTTATTAAAAATTGACTTAAATGAATTTATATTACCACGGCTCTTAATTTTATTAAGTTGAAATTCTAAATTCTCCAACTCTTCACTTGTTGTTATCTCCTTTAGTACAATAGAAGAACTATTTGATACTAAAAATACATAAACATTGCCTAATACATTAACAATCCTTATAGAATTTTTATTATCTATTTCATAAAAAGCAAGTTCTCTTATTAAACTCGACATATCATTATTTTTATTTTTTTTATAGCTTAAAATCATTTTCTTAAATAAAAAAATAAAAATAACAAAAAAAAGAAAAAACAAAACCAAAGTAAACAAATCTGTAACATTAAAAAGAGATATGCTTTGTATGTCTTGATTATCTAAAACAACCTTATTATCATCAAATATTGGCAAATTAACTTCATTTTCTAATTTAGAAGTAACATTTAAATCACTCTCATTATCCTGCGCAAATAAATTTTCTGCAAAAAATACAATAAAAGTGAAAAATAAAATTAACCTATTCATTTTTAATTTTAATTATTTCGGTAATTCTAACACCAAAATTCTCATCAATTACAACAACCTCTCCTTTAGCCACTATTTTTCCATTTACCAAAATATCTACAGGTTCACCAGCAAGTTTATCAAGTGTAATGATCGTTCCTTCAGACATAGCAAGTATATCTTTTATTTTACGTTCAGTCCTACCAAGTTCTACTGTAACTTGCATAGAAACATCCATTAAAAGACCAAAATTGCTAGGATCAACACCTTCAGGCAAACTATCAATCAAATCAGGAAGTTTAACACCCTTTATCTCAGGTTTTTCCTCACTAAAATCATTCTTATCATCTACATCCATTATTTACCTCTCTATTAAATTCATTAAAACATCAAAACTCTTTAAGTTATTCAACTTCTTCCGTAAGTTCTTTCAACAAATCAAAATCCTCTACCTCACCAACTTTTCTTGTAATTTGAACTGAAATTTTATTCCCAACAAGTCCCATTCGACATTTAAATTTTTCTTTAGTTCCTACTTTCAAAATCAAATCTTGATCTATTGAAGAATTTTCAAGATTAATAACATCCCCTTTCTCTAAAGACAAGATTTCTCTTACCTTTAATTTCACTTCTCCTATCTCAGCCACCAAAGGCATATTTGTATATTCAAGTTTTTCTCTAAGTACATCAAGATTCTCACTGGTAGTTCCCACACCAATTAAAGAATGCCAATATCTTGTTGACAGTTTAGATACAATAGGTTCTATTGTAATATAAGGCAAACAAAAATTCATAAGTCCTTCGACTTTACCTATCTTAACTTCAAGTGTAACCAAAATAACCATTTCTGTTGGAGGAACTATCTGAGCAAATTGAGGATTCACTTCTATGTGCCCAAACCTAGGCCTTAAATCAACTACTTGAGACCAAGCCTCTCTCATATTAGCAAGAATACGAATAATAACACTTTCCATTACAGACTGTTCTATTTCTGTTAAATCTCTACTCTTATCTTTAATGGTGTCACCATCACCACCAAAAAGCCTATCAACTATTGCAAATGCAATAGTTGGATCAACTTCAAATATAGCAGAACCTTTAAGAGGATCCATATTAATTATTGCTAAGGTAGTAGGATTTGGAATAGATCGAATAAATTCTTCATAAGTCAACTGATCAACTGAAGCTACATGTACATGAACCATTTTTCTCAAAAGAGCTGAGAGTGAAGTTGTAGTATATCTTGCAAATGCTTCATGAAAGCTTGATACTGTTCTTACTTGTTCTTTTGAAAATTTATCTGGTCTTTTAAAATCATACACTTTAACTTTTTGTTTCTTGCCCATAGGGCTAGATATAATATTAGAAAGTGAATCATCTGATGATAAATTATCAGACGAATTAATAGATTCTAAAAGACTATCTATATCATCTTGTGATAATGCTCCCGGATTACCTGCCATTTAAAATTCCTTTTAAAAATCACATATCAAAAATATCAATTTGCGTCAATGCTATCTCTTTTATTTCACCATTTCTAAGAATACTATTAATTCTGGCCTTAATTTCTGCTTTAATCTGACTTTCATTTTTTATCTCTTGGCCTGTTCTTTGACTAAAATATTCCCTTATAATATCTTTTAATCGCACCTTTTGTCGTCCAAGTTCACTTAAAATATTAACATTATTCTCAGCATAACCTAGTGCAAGTTTTATTACAAAAGTTTTCGGAGGAGTATCTTGGGTAGTCCCTCTAATTTCGTCTATACTTTCATACCATATAAGCATAGGAGGCTTTCCTAAATATTCATTAGAAAAGATTGGAAAATTATTAGGTGCGCCACTTTGACTTACTACCATCTTAGAAACAAAATAAGAAACTATTATCATGATAACAACAGTAAATAGTCCTATTGCTAATATTTGCAAAATCCTTATTATCACATCGGGTAGTAGTCCTATTTTTTTACTATCAGAACCTCCTACATCCATACTATCATCATCTTTTTCAGGCATATTACCTCCTATAAATTTCTTATTTCATTACTAAAAAATATTATTATTGCTTAATACCTTTAGCAAAACTTAAAGAAGCATCACTAGTAATCAAAATATCTATTCTTCTATTATAAGCTCTACCTTCAGGAGTATCATCAGTAGCAACGGGCCTACTACCTGCAAATCCAGATACCTCAAATTTACTCTCAATACTTTCTATTTTAGAATGATCAGTATAGTTTAAAATCTGCTCTAACATGTTTACTGCTCTTGCTGATGAGAGTTCCCAATTACTTTTCCAAATTCCATTTATATTAACATCGACATTATCTGTATGTCCTTCAATTTTAAAATTATATCCTTGATTATCTAAAAACCCAATAAAAGAAGCTATCTTTTGTATAACATCTCTATTATCATCAAGTTTCACCTCAGCACTAGCTGAATCAAAAAAAGCATCTGCTAAAAGAGATACAACAACACCTCGCTCATGTCGTCTTACAATAACCTTATTCGACTGAATTTTTTCAACAAACTCGATAATAGATTTGTTTTTAGAAGCCTGAGAAGCTTGTTTGTTTTTAGCAGTAGAAGGCAAAGACATAAAGCTATTACTCAAATAAGAAAGCTTATCAATATCCAAAGTCTTACCTCCCTTAAAAAATCCAGAACCCGTAAAAGAAGCTGACATTATTTTTAAAACATTTTCTTTCATAATAACATCATTTAATGAAAACATAGTAACAAAAAAGACAAGCAACAAAGTCACCATATCTCCATAAGTCACCATATATTCAGGAGCACCACCATCTTCACACTTTGAACGTTTCTTTTTAGTTTTAAACATCATTATTCACCTCCAAGAACACCACTACCAAGTTGATTTCTATCTTTAGGAGTTAAAAACGTTACAAGTTTTTGCTCTAAAATTCTAGGATTGTCACCTGCTTGAATTGATAAAATACCTTCAACTATCATTGCTCTAACTGATGCTTCCTCAAGATCGATAGACTCTAATTTAAGTTGAATAGGAGTCAGCATTAAATTTGACATTATTGTACCATAAAGAGTTGTAACAAGAGCAACAGCCATAGAAGAACCGAGTGCTGATCTGTCTTCTAAATTTCCAAGAAGAGCAATAAGTCCAATAAGAGTACCTATCATTCCAAAAGCAGGAGCAAGTTTTGCCCAGGTTCCAAAAAGATCTGCACCAACCTTATGTCGCTCTTGCATCTGTTCAAGTTCAAGAAAAAGCATAGTTCTAATTATCTCTGGATCAGTACCATCAACAACAAGTCTCATTCCAGATTTAAAAAAAATATCATCAATTTGATCAAGTTCATCATCAAGAGATAAAAGTCCTTCTTTCCTAGCTTTTTCTGAAAGTTCTACTAAAGTTTTTATAATAGGAATTTTACTAAAAGAACTTCTTTTAAAGAAAAATCCTAAATATGTAGGTATTCTCTTAACAATAGTAATTTCCGAAGAAGCCACAAGCGCAGAAAAAGAACCAACAATAGTAATAAACACAGAACTTAAATCCCAAAAAACTCCTAATCCTGTAGGAGTAAATGCCATAGATATTAAAATAGCACCAAATCCAACTCCCCATCCAATTATACTAGCCAAATTCATAATTCAACTCCCTTATTCTCTTGTATAATTCTATCTAACAAAGCAATTTCTCTCCTATACATCTTGATTTTATTGACCACATCTGCCACGCTCTCTTTGACAACCAATTTCTTACCATTCATAAGTAAAATTGTAGTATCAGGATTAGCTTCAATACTCTCAATATGAGAAGGATTTAAATAATAACTATCTCCATTAAGTTTAGTTACATAAATCATAAACTAAAATAAAAAATCAACTCTTAAGCCTTACAAGCTCTTGCAATAACTGATCTGAAGTAGTTATAGTCTTAGCATTAGCTTGAAAACCTCTCTGAGTCACTATCATATCTGTAAATTGTTCAGCAAGATCAACATTAGACATTTCTAAAACTCCTGACCTAATAGTACCAAGTCCTGCAAATCCAGTCTCACCTATTCTAGCTTGTCCTGAATTACTAGTTTCAGTAAAATTGGTATCACCTGCTTTTGCAAGACCCCCAGGATTAACAAATGAAGCAAGAGCAATCTTTCCAATAGTGCGTCTAATGCCATTTGAATAAACTCCTGTAATAACACCATTTTGATCAATCTCATAATTCTCCATATATCCCATACCATACCCATTTTGAACAATAGCTTTTGTAGTACTTGCATCAGCAAATTGAGTAATTGAATCAGCATAACTACCAACAGTTCCAAGTCTAAGGTTAACGGTCTGCTCACCACCTTCTCCAGCATTAGCATCAATAACACCAAAAGTTATAGGAAACTCAAGTAAATCTCCTGGTTGACCTGCTTGACCATTTAAAGAAAGCAATGCTCCCTCATTATCAAATCCCATTGTAAAATTAGAATTTTCTTCTCCATTAACTAAAACTGTAGCATTCCATGTATTAGGAGTAGTTGCATCCTTTAAAACTCTAAGTTCAACAACATTAGTATTCCCAAAAGAATCATAAACAGTTTTATTGACAACCCAAGTACCACGAGCAATATCTACTTCGTTTGCACCTTGTTGAACTACAGGCAATCTCTTATCAAGATTACAAGCAAAAGTAATGTACTCAGTAGCTTTAGCACCCTCTTTATCTCCAATAGGAATAATCAAATCTCTAATATCAGAAGATGTATTGAAAACTTGCTCTCCTCCAACAGATTCTGCCATCCAACCTTGAATTCTCATACCATTTGCAGGATTTACAAGATGTCTATTAGAATCAACATCAAATGCACCTGCTCTTGTATAAAAAGAATTATCACCATCCCTTAATATAAAAAACCCATTACCACTAATTCCTAAATCAGAAGCTTTTTGTGTACTTTGAAATGAACCTTGAGTATGAATAGTATCAACAGCAGCAACAGTCATTCCAAGACCAATTTGTTTTGGATTAACACCTCCACGTCCATCAGTAGGACGAGATGCCCCAGAAATACTTTGAGATATCATGTCTTGAAAATTAACTCTTCCTTTCTTAAAGCCAACGGTATTAACATTTGAAATGTTATTACCAACAACATCCATTCTTGTTTGATGATTCTGCAACCCAGAAACACCAGAATACAAAGATCTCATCATATAATTACTCCTCCAATCCTACTGATAAAACATTATTATAAACATAATATTTTCCATCAATCATAATTTGTGGATTTACTCCTGCCTTTACACTTGTAACTTTACCTTTAATAATTTTTCCTTCAACATTTTCAAATTCAACTATTTTCCCTAATAAATTCAAATCCTTATTTACACCAAGGATAGATGATAAATTTTCAAAAGATTTACTCATATTTGTCATCTGTTCAAGTGCCGAAAACTGTGCCATTTGAGAAATAAATTCTTTATCTTTCATTGGCTCTGTAGGATCTTGATATTTAAGCTGAGTAAGAAGCAATTTCAAAAAATCATCTCTACCCAAATTACTTCCCTTAATATCCCTATCTCTTTTTAATCCAGCATTAACTATTTTTTTAGACTGCCCTATATTAACTAAATTATCAATATTACTAATTGTATTCATCTATCCTCCATTTTAAACAATTAAATTAACATTTTCCTCTAAATCACCAGAAAATTCAACATAATCTTCAATTCTAAAAACCTGACTCTCCTTTAAAGAATGTCGATGACCCTCAAAATCATCCTTAAAATTACTACCAGAAGAAAATCCCAAATCACTACCTGCAAGAGAAAGATTTAAACTAGTATTAAAACCATTATCACTTAACATTTTATTGAGTGAATACATATTTTGTTCAAAAAGAGTCCTAACATTATGATTATCAACTATTATCTTTCCTAATAAATTATTATTAGAATCAAGATTTAAATTAATTCTTATACTACCAAGTTTTTTAGGTTTTAAAATCAACCTAATCTCTCCTGTATCATTCGATTTTAACACAATTTTAGCCTTATTCACAATATTACGATTAACTTTCAAATTCCATTCTGACATCAAATTATCATCAATTTGACTTAAAAAAAATTCTTTTATATTTTTTACACTAGATCCAGATAGATTATCCATAAATTCGCTAGAACCATCAAATGTTTCCTTTAAAGCATATTTCCCAACAGAACTATCATTATCAACTAATCTAAATCTAGAATTTGTATTCAAAAATTCCTTAACACCACTATTCTTCTTAAAATTTTTAACATCAATACTAATCAAATTTTTTTCTTTTTCTGTATTCTTTTTTATAATACCCAAATCTCCACATTCAAAATCAGTACCAATATTGAAAAAATCAGCATTAAAAACAAAATTTAAATCACCAATTAAAGTAGCAAGTTCAGATAAGACCTTCTCAACATTACTTAACATTTCTCTTCTATCAACAAATTCAGAATCAAAAGATAAATTTTCTCTTAAATTTTTCAAACTTTCAAAATCAAATAAACTTCCTGTTTCTTTAAGCAAGGATTTAAAGTCAGACATAAAATCTTTATCTTTAAATTTTTCCAACACAAAAGAATGATTTAAAGAAAGATTTTTAGAACTTTTATTTATAAGCCCATTACTCTTTAAAAACTCTAACAATGAAATTCTTAATTTAGACATACTTTGAATTTCTGAAGAAATAAAATCTGCAAAACCACCCTTTTTATCTTGACTTAATAAACTAGCATTTATAAAATTAAAATTTTTATTTAACTTTGATAAATTAACATCAATAATTTTACTTAAATTACTCATACATTACTCCAATGCACTAACAGACATTTTTCTAATCAATACAGCAGCCTTCTTAGAATCCATAAGAGACAACCAATAAGGCACAATAGATGCTCGTCCTTCTTTTTTGGCTATATCTTCTACTTTACGCATATAAGATATAGCAATCTCATCATTAAGTTCTTCAATTCTTTTAACTGCATCTTCTGGTGGCATATTAATCAAATATAAAGCAGCCTGTGCAAAATTTGCATCCTCATCTCTATACTTGTTAACAATATCATCAATTAACTTTTGTTTTAAATCCAAATCTTTTTGTTTTTGATTAAGTTCCGCTTCCAATTTATTTAAATTATCTTCCCTTTTCTTTAATTCTTCTCTCAATTTTTCAACTTGTTGACTCTTAATATAAATGGCCTCTTTTTCTTTTATCATCCTAATCTCATCAAGACTAATATGTGTATAATCAAGTAACTGCTCATCATCTTTAAAAAATAAAGTTCTAATATACTTGGGCAAATAGTCTCTAGTATGATATATACCAAATAAATCTGTTAAAAAAAAAGAAAGTCCTAAGAAAAAAATAACCAAAAATAACCACAAAAAAAATCTAAATAAAAATAACAAATAATTATTCATTATTCTTTCCTAATTTCTTACAAATCTTATAATTAACATACTCGTCTAAAGACAAAATCTCACTTCTTATTTTACCTTTAATTATAGTATTATTTAAAGTTTTTATTAATATGTCAACCTTTTTTTCTTCTGCATACTTTTTTAAATAAATATCATAATATTTATTATACTCTCTCTTAAGCTCCTCAAGCTTTTTTATCTCTTCTTTTTGTTTTAAAGAAATATAATCCAAATAATTTCCTTTCAAAAAAAGGTCTGCACTATTTAACTTACAAAGTCCTTTAATAACACCTTCCAAAAATTCTTCTATTTTTACAATCTTATTATTAACATTCATCAAATCATTCTCACTAAATTTTCTATTATAGGTTCTAATGGTTAATATTTTTTCAAATTTTTTTTTCTTTAAAATTAAATCATTCAAGCTAATATTTCTCTCATTTCATTATCCAAATTTTCAAAATCACATTCTTCCTGCATCCCTTGGGATAAAAAATCAATAATTTTTGGATATTTTGCAATAGCTAAATCAACTTCTTTATTAGAACCCTTAACATAAATCCCTGTTTTAATTAAATCCTCATAGCTTTTATAAATTGATAACAAATTCCTAATTTTAGATATCAATTTTTGTTTCTCAAAATTGACTATTCTATGAAGAGATCTTGAGGTTGAATTTAAAATATTTACCGAAGGATAAATTCCTTTATCAGACAAATCTCTATCTAAAATAATGTGTCCATCCAAAACAGCCTTCATATTATCAGATATAGGTTCACTAAAATCATCACCCTCAACAAGCACAGTATAAAATCCTGTAATACTACCCTTTGCATTAAGTCCTGAACGCTCAAGCAAAATAGGAATTTCCACAAAAACAGACGGAGGATATCCTTTAGTAGCAGGGGGCTCTCCCATCGAAAGACTAATTTCTCTTTTAGCATTTGCAAATCTTGTAATTGAATCAAACAATAACATAACATCCATTCCACAATCTCTAAAATATTCAGCCACTAATGTTGCTGTATAAGCCCCCTTATA from Borrelia duttonii Ly encodes the following:
- the flhA gene encoding flagellar biosynthesis protein FlhA, with product MDLEKNSLLGYFGLNNKADLIVSVGLILIVAGFILPLPAFILDALIAINLMMSLLIILIVLYSKRPLDFSVFPTLLLVMTIFGLVLNISSTRLILIKGINFDGQMIRTFGTFVVGSSGTQGLVVGFIIFLIIIAVQFIVITKGATRVAEVAARFALDALPGKQMAIDSAYSSGNLTEEEATRQKNDLQSEVNFYGAMDGASKFVSGNVKVGFLITLINILGGLIVGVTLQGLNFNDAINNYVSLTVGDGLVSQLPALLISTATGLIVTRSISKNSFGGEIFEQFTSYAGIYWIVSGFLLFLAFLPGFPTLILILLSLLIGFFAYSLSNLSRDRELYEKQKAEEQILSYADKEITPVVPLDPLALEIGYNLVPIVDDSKTSELLDRIVKIRREIALEFGIVVPKIRIVDNMRLEPNEYSFKLRGVEIGHGEIKLGKFLVINVGLDSGLEGDLTKDPSFGLPSIWVNDDVREIAEKLGYTVVDPPSIIATHMTELIKRHSYEILTRQDVQNILDVFKKDYGAIVEEVLKDFSVGEIQRVLQGLLREQVSIRNLVTIFETIADFTNVTKDTFFLIEKCRQAIGRQIVNVYLDSNLELNVITINPEFEQKIIDSRFEANNDLVSSLDPNLKSKFLYELFVLVNEVQSQGYYPIILSSESARPVIRVLTSRELSDVVVISVLEVPKNVKVNVLKTVEVEE
- the flhB gene encoding flagellar biosynthesis protein FlhB, translated to MNTRDEFLNKSWYIPLNFFASEDEGRTEVPTEQRKQKARREGQVLKSIEINSSISLFILFAVFFFMLSYFAQELMDIFKWQASKLPEVMSISIYSLSFAYIRPLFRYVSIFFIVSFIVGFLVNIMQVGFVMTLKPIMPKWDRINPNFSKWMKNSFGSVDAFFNLFKSLLKIAIISFIYYIMLKSNIGKISKMPEYSLEGGISVILSLAYRICFFSVMVLMGLSVLDYLFQRARYIENLKMTKEEIKQERKEMEGDPLLRSRMRERMREILNVNLRVAVPQADVVITNPEHFAVAIKWDSNTMLAPKVLAKGQDEIAFVIKQIARENNVSIVENKPLARDLYANVDINEEIPREYWEIVSKILVKVYSIAKKFN
- the fliR gene encoding flagellar biosynthetic protein FliR, translating into MNMDFLILKSFVVLPIFIRIFIFLRFSPFFSTIKMGYLNFFFSLILSIIVVDKVNVVYPLNNLTAFVLILLGEAILGLIQAFFVSIIFNVFHLLGFFFSNQMGLAYANIFDVFAEEDNLVISQIFTYLFLIVFLSNDFLFRFLVIGVYDSVLNVRVENMVNIKNYEFIKLVFYSFAILFEKSLIMSLPILGVLLLLYLILGIISKTSPQINLLMISFAISLGLGLIVLYITFPSFVISVKRVIELSLESMRNALNLFSETLK
- the fliQ gene encoding flagellar biosynthesis protein FliQ; amino-acid sequence: MTTGQIIYLIKISIENIIILSAPMLITALIVGLLVSIFQAVTSIQDQTLSFIPKIIIILLVLVIFGPWILKKLMQFTFLVFNQIQNM
- the fliP gene encoding flagellar type III secretion system pore protein FliP (The bacterial flagellar biogenesis protein FliP forms a type III secretion system (T3SS)-type pore required for flagellar assembly.), which translates into the protein MNKKLSFLLLFGVVNFAFAQTKSLQPTTGLNFPFVDFLNSFGGGIVFPLQLLLILSIITLSPAFLVLMTSFLRIAIVLDFIRRALSLQQSPPNQVIMGLALFLTLFTMWPTFNIIYKDAYLPLRDSKINFNEFYDRGIAPLRNFMYKQMSNSRHEEIRLFMSISDYAKPKNFSEVPTHVLIASFILHELKVAFKMGILIFLPFIIIDIIVAAVLMAMGMIMLPPVIISLPFKLILFVMVDGWTLITSGLIKSFM
- a CDS encoding flagella biosynthesis regulatory protein FliZ, with translation MNRLILFFTFIVFFAENLFAQDNESDLNVTSKLENEVNLPIFDDNKVVLDNQDIQSISLFNVTDLFTLVLFFLFFVIFIFLFKKMILSYKKNKNNDMSSLIRELAFYEIDNKNSIRIVNVLGNVYVFLVSNSSSIVLKEITTSEELENLEFQLNKIKSRGNINSFKSIFNKILRNNKKDKSFINDHDEYAELENDIETSLKSKQDRLKKF
- the fliN gene encoding flagellar motor switch protein FliN; translated protein: MDVDDKNDFSEEKPEIKGVKLPDLIDSLPEGVDPSNFGLLMDVSMQVTVELGRTERKIKDILAMSEGTIITLDKLAGEPVDILVNGKIVAKGEVVVIDENFGVRITEIIKIKNE